A single region of the Bacteroidales bacterium genome encodes:
- a CDS encoding threonylcarbamoyl-AMP synthase, translating to MYHNDIIQSVNILKQGGIILYPTDTVWGIGCDATNIASINRIYQIKKRTEKQSLLVLVDSIRMLQSYVDSIPDIALKIINSAQKPTSIIYPASKNLPGNLVADDQSIGIRLINDPFCREVIQEFGKPLVSTSANISGEPTPGIFKMIADEIKMSVDYIVTWRQDDEQPAAASAIIKVENDGKYQIIRK from the coding sequence ATGTACCATAATGATATCATACAATCCGTAAATATCTTAAAACAGGGAGGTATCATTCTTTATCCCACCGATACAGTCTGGGGAATCGGGTGTGATGCTACCAATATTGCTTCGATCAACCGGATCTACCAAATCAAAAAAAGAACTGAGAAACAGAGTCTGTTGGTACTGGTAGATAGTATCCGGATGCTTCAATCATATGTGGACAGTATTCCGGATATCGCGCTAAAAATCATCAATTCGGCCCAAAAACCCACCAGCATCATTTATCCAGCTTCAAAAAACCTGCCCGGTAACCTGGTGGCAGACGATCAATCCATAGGTATCCGCCTGATCAATGATCCTTTTTGCAGGGAAGTAATACAGGAATTCGGAAAACCGCTTGTTTCCACTTCGGCAAACATCAGCGGTGAGCCCACCCCAGGGATATTTAAGATGATCGCGGATGAAATAAAGATGTCGGTAGATTATATTGTAACATGGCGGCAGGATGATGAACAACCGGCAGCGGCGTCAGCGATTATCAAAGTGGAAAATGACGGAAAATACCAGATCATCAGGAAATGA
- a CDS encoding RNA polymerase sigma factor, giving the protein MDKTVFNQLMVHLRPKMYRFALAFIKRTDEAEDVVQDVGIKLWERHKDLESLRSIEAYAMCAVKNRCLDYTRSPVNKTSELTEAIHTPVEQTPYKSTEQADMAAFVRKLIDRLPVQQQMTIRLRDVEGYELDEIAEILEMNEGTVRTNLSRARQKIREELLKQ; this is encoded by the coding sequence ATGGATAAAACCGTCTTTAATCAATTGATGGTACATCTAAGGCCTAAGATGTACCGCTTTGCCCTCGCTTTTATCAAGCGAACCGATGAAGCTGAAGATGTGGTTCAGGATGTAGGAATCAAGTTATGGGAACGTCATAAAGACCTTGAATCATTGCGTAGTATTGAAGCTTATGCAATGTGTGCCGTAAAAAACCGTTGCCTGGATTATACCCGTTCCCCTGTAAATAAAACATCAGAATTGACGGAAGCCATACATACCCCGGTAGAACAAACGCCATATAAAAGTACGGAACAAGCTGATATGGCCGCATTTGTAAGGAAGTTGATCGACAGGTTGCCGGTCCAGCAACAAATGACGATCCGTCTTCGTGATGTGGAAGGTTATGAACTGGATGAGATAGCCGAAATACTGGAAATGAATGAAGGTACGGTACGAACAAACCTCTCCCGTGCCCGACAAAAAATACGTGAGGAACTTTTAAAACAATGA